One Paenibacillus sp. FSL W8-0186 genomic window carries:
- a CDS encoding O-methyltransferase produces the protein MLKTDQLSLARQVDMVFKELEEELSGMTSGTVFIQIRNNAIGKFGIRHNPIAGRNGQLSEEDRGLTNQQLKSFKAMAIEALRFKRYWTHGEISYEFALRQDTIIVDAILESNYNMANLMIQRYSRKDPASTYHDIS, from the coding sequence ATGCTGAAGACGGACCAGCTTTCACTTGCCAGGCAGGTTGACATGGTGTTTAAGGAGCTTGAAGAAGAATTATCCGGCATGACCTCGGGAACTGTTTTTATTCAAATTCGCAATAATGCCATTGGGAAATTCGGTATCCGCCATAATCCGATTGCAGGTCGTAACGGACAATTGTCTGAGGAGGATAGAGGATTAACAAATCAGCAGTTGAAATCGTTTAAAGCGATGGCTATTGAAGCCTTGAGGTTCAAACGTTACTGGACGCACGGGGAAATTAGCTATGAGTTTGCACTGCGGCAGGATACGATTATTGTGGATGCTATCTTGGAATCCAATTACAACATGGCGAATTTGATGATACAGCGCTATTCGAGAAAGGACCCGGCGAGTACATATCATGATATCTCATAA
- a CDS encoding alpha/beta-type small acid-soluble spore protein, whose product MANGSRSNNLVVPQANAALQQLKYEAAQELGVQIPQDGYYGNYTSRETGSLGGYITKRLVQIAEQQLSGRSNQ is encoded by the coding sequence ATGGCAAACGGAAGCCGTTCCAACAACCTTGTCGTTCCTCAAGCGAACGCTGCTCTGCAGCAGCTGAAATATGAAGCTGCACAAGAACTGGGCGTTCAAATTCCACAAGATGGTTACTACGGTAACTATACTTCCCGCGAGACCGGGTCTCTCGGAGGTTATATTACAAAACGTCTGGTTCAAATCGCTGAACAGCAATTGTCGGGTCGTTCTAACCAGTAA
- a CDS encoding aldose 1-epimerase, with translation MKKVTKGQWNGYDTYTLHSRELDVTLLPRLGNNVIRIWDHVQQRDVLRRPDESELDFYLQKPYHFGIPLLIPPGRIRRGQFTYAGQEYQFDRNTANDNHIHGLHRTQAWCVSDIEEDDEGCSITTEFITSDDPNWVRQFPVPLKLEMTLRLQGAKLMQTFRIHHLGDRPAPFGLGLHTWFLLDGQPDKWTITLPVSGKYKLDEELITTGEVEPLGELEELTGGLKLQGMDFDTMFRIGDNPVRATLMHDDGYGLVYSADPAYFKHWVLYTKGAADQFLCIEPYTWLPDAPNSGLPNEDTGLIELQPEQSLELNLQLEMIHPEPN, from the coding sequence ATGAAAAAAGTGACCAAAGGGCAATGGAACGGTTACGATACTTATACGTTACATAGCCGTGAGCTTGATGTCACGCTGCTGCCCCGCCTTGGCAATAATGTCATCCGCATATGGGATCATGTCCAGCAACGCGATGTACTTCGCCGCCCAGACGAAAGTGAACTCGATTTCTATTTGCAAAAGCCGTATCATTTCGGGATTCCTCTGTTGATTCCGCCCGGAAGAATTCGTAGGGGACAATTTACTTATGCCGGACAGGAATACCAATTTGACCGCAATACGGCCAATGACAACCATATTCACGGTCTTCACCGTACGCAAGCCTGGTGCGTCAGCGACATCGAAGAAGACGATGAGGGCTGTTCGATTACTACGGAATTCATCACTTCAGACGACCCGAATTGGGTTCGGCAGTTCCCAGTACCGCTTAAGCTGGAAATGACATTACGCCTGCAAGGGGCGAAGCTTATGCAAACGTTCCGGATTCACCACTTGGGAGATCGTCCTGCTCCTTTCGGGCTTGGCCTGCATACCTGGTTTTTATTGGATGGCCAGCCTGATAAGTGGACGATTACGCTGCCCGTCTCCGGGAAATATAAATTAGACGAGGAACTGATTACAACTGGTGAAGTCGAGCCGCTCGGCGAGCTTGAGGAGCTCACCGGTGGGTTGAAGCTGCAGGGGATGGATTTCGATACGATGTTCAGGATCGGCGACAACCCTGTCCGGGCCACGCTTATGCATGACGATGGATATGGCCTGGTCTACTCGGCCGACCCCGCTTATTTCAAGCATTGGGTGCTGTATACGAAGGGAGCAGCCGATCAGTTTCTGTGCATCGAACCTTATACCTGGCTCCCGGATGCGCCTAATTCGGGATTGCCCAACGAAGATACAGGGCTCATCGAGCTTCAGCCCGAGCAAAGTCTGGAGCTTAACCTGCAGTTGGAAATGATCCACCCCGAACCTAATTAA
- the trpS gene encoding tryptophan--tRNA ligase, with product MKKVLSGIQPSGKLTLGNYIGALRNFVKLQHEHLCNFMVVDLHAITVPQDPAALREQSEQVAALFVAAGIDPAKANVYLQSHVLQHAQLGWILTTQTAMGELERMTQFKDKSAGKESVGAGLFVYPSLMAADILVYNADLVPVGDDQKQHLELTRDLAGRFNSRFGEYFTIPEPYIPEVGARIMSLDDASKKMSKSNPNPGSYISLLDSPADIRKKISRATTDSGSEVRFDRENKPEVSNLISIYSQCAEIPVAEVERLYEGKMYGAFKKDLAEVVVGLIEPLQQRYREIRETGEIFDILKQGAERASEMAEQTLSDVQRMMGFITK from the coding sequence GTGAAAAAAGTTCTTTCTGGCATTCAGCCCAGCGGAAAATTAACTCTTGGGAATTATATTGGCGCACTGAGAAACTTCGTAAAACTCCAGCATGAGCATTTGTGCAACTTCATGGTCGTCGATCTCCATGCGATTACGGTGCCTCAGGATCCGGCTGCTTTGCGGGAGCAGTCCGAACAAGTGGCGGCATTGTTCGTTGCGGCCGGTATTGATCCAGCTAAAGCAAATGTGTACCTGCAGTCCCATGTCCTGCAGCATGCGCAGTTGGGGTGGATCCTGACTACGCAGACCGCCATGGGAGAACTGGAGCGGATGACTCAGTTCAAGGATAAGTCGGCGGGCAAGGAATCCGTCGGCGCGGGGTTGTTCGTGTATCCTTCACTGATGGCAGCGGATATCCTCGTATACAATGCAGATCTGGTGCCCGTAGGTGATGATCAGAAGCAGCATTTGGAGCTGACCCGCGATTTGGCTGGACGCTTCAATAGCAGATTTGGAGAATACTTTACCATTCCTGAGCCGTATATTCCGGAGGTAGGAGCCCGCATTATGTCGCTGGATGACGCTTCGAAGAAGATGAGCAAGAGCAATCCGAATCCGGGGAGCTATATTTCGCTCCTGGACTCGCCGGCCGATATCCGCAAGAAGATCAGCCGCGCGACGACCGACTCGGGCAGCGAAGTGAGATTCGATCGGGAGAACAAGCCGGAGGTAAGCAATCTCATTTCAATTTACAGCCAGTGTGCTGAAATTCCGGTGGCTGAAGTCGAGCGTCTCTATGAGGGCAAAATGTATGGCGCCTTCAAGAAGGATCTGGCTGAAGTCGTAGTTGGCCTCATTGAACCGCTGCAGCAGCGATACCGTGAGATCAGGGAGACTGGAGAAATTTTCGATATTTTGAAGCAGGGAGCAGAGAGAGCATCGGAGATGGCGGAGCAGACGCTTTCAGACGTTCAGCGCATGATGGGGTTTATTACTAAATAA